From Fusarium oxysporum f. sp. lycopersici 4287 chromosome 10, whole genome shotgun sequence:
ATGTCACTGTTTACTTTATGCGAAATGAATAAGAGACGACTGCCGGTGCAATCTACGAGTTCATAGAACATGAGATTTTTCTGTACATATTATGTAGTTTGCTGAAAATATACCCAAGGCATAGCTATGCTTTCTTTTGGATTCATTCGTTGTCCCAATCTTATGCCAGAGTGACCCAaaaagatgaagaatccCAATCTACGACGTGACTTGTGGTTACGAGCACCATCCCTATCTTGGTAAGTTTAGCTACGGAAAATAGGAGCCAGGAACTTTAATTTGCTCCGAATCGCGAGAGCAAGTCTAGCCTAGAGTTACCTTGCTCCAGAATTCATTGATATCTCGCCTATCTCTCTAGTCTCCAGAGTGTCTGAATGACCGGATCTCAACACTGGTGACGTAAAGTTCAAATAGCTTAATGATGCTGCGCCGCCGTGATATGTTCGATCTCGCGCATCAAGGCTGGCAGTCTCTACAGGGAACGGCCAATAGATTTCAACTGCCGATCACGAGATCGGCAATACAAAGCAGCTCAAATGCGTCTCCCCTGTCTGCTCATTGAATGTTTCGTAAAGTTGCTAGGTCTCTTTAAGGATTCCTTAGCTCGTGGCTCAGAAGGCGGGGGAGCGGCCCATGTAGATCGCGCAGGAGGCCGATGCACAAAGGGGGCAAAGGTGACGGGGAAGGGGAAGGGGGAGTGGGAGTGGGAGTGGGAGTGGGAGTGGGAGTGAGGTTTGACCAAACTCGGGGAGTTTCTAGAAGGGGGCGTGAGAGAAGCTCAGGGTTGGAGTAGTTTGGTATGGGTGATGGGTGGGTGGTGATAAGCAGGGATGGGCATGATAAGGTTTTTTGGGTTGATAAGTTAAGCAGGTGTCAGTGGCATAGATTCTTAAGTACTGATAGTAACGAACAAGGCACGGAGTATGAAGCCGTGAAACCGTGTTGCCATTAAGGTCATCAAGACAGTGTAGACGGAGTTGGATATCtgttttggtgttttgcaAGGTCATTTAGGGGTTCTTGGTATGTAGGGATCGGTTTCTTTAAGCTATCTCCATTTGTCCGCGGAAGCACCGTCTGCAAGTATACTACTAGGGTCGAATACATTCACAGTCAAGCCTTCGAACGTTGGGTTAATCAAGTTGAAGTAGCTGAAAGTTGGTTGGAGATGGACGGGCCGGGAGGCACGGCAGTAGTGGGTCTTTCGGCGCCGGGGATTCGGGATGGCTTGACCAGGAGCTGGAAGTTTAATCGTATGTTGATAGAAatggccaagaagagcagGAGATAAGGTTGTGCTCATGCGATGCTATGTACCTCTAAGTGAGTGAGCTCATAAATATGAATGATATGGAGGAGCATTTGACGTTGGGACCACATGGTGAACCTGGAGTTTGGTATGGAGGATAACTGCATGATACGAAGAGACTGGGCGTTGTAGTCTGAAGACGGAGTTTCGGTCACAAGGGTAGTGATATAGCCCGTGCTTTCATAATAGACTTGAATAGGTACAGTGAGGCTTGACACGCAAGGAATATGTCCTGGTACTGAGCTTGCCGAGATCTTGTCTCTATGATACACAGTACTATTCCCTGGTAACTGCGTCGTTTGTATATTTGATTCCGGCGGTGTATAGTAGTTATCAAATTGTGCTTATACTCACCTGTACAGAGTGCGGTTCTGACAGTATGTGTGATAACGCCTTATTGCGCATGGTCGCTGTTTCTTGAAAACGTGTAATATGGTACCTGCGATAATATATTCAGTGGTTTGGCATTTTACAGACATACCAGGGTCGAGATGAGTTATCTTTGAACCCAAATCACGCTCCATATTGGAGTAATGCCCATGAGGTACCTGGTTGAGTGCTTCGAACTATCGAGACATGGCAGATCGGTAGGTAGTATCACTGGCACGTATTCGTAGGCAACCTGAACAAAGATACTGCGACCTCCTATACTAAGCACATTCGGTgagatggccgagttggttatggcgccaggttaaggttaaccttaacACCAATTTCCTGGTGGAGCAATCCTCCTGGGTTCGAGTCCCAGTCTCATCAGATATTTCTTTTTGCATTTCTAGTCAACTATAGCAATTGTAGCTGGACGGTTGTTAATTCAtttttgtttctcttggATCAGCTGGGCGAAAATCGCCTACCCTGCTGTAGAGAAGCGGATTGTTGATTTTCCACCAGAAGAGATAGACTACCAGCACGCCGCCCATCACATGTGCATACAATACAGTGGAAAGGTTTTCGAGAGGGATAGTGGTGTTAATATGTCTGCTTACAATATACACGCTCATCGATATGTTTGAATTGTGTGTGTACCATGACATTCAATCACACCATGAACGTTTTCATCACTCATCATAGTTCGTTACAGTATTCACATTTGTTCAAGACACGGATTGATCGTAATCAAGTCTATTTTGGCTCTAACTAGTTGCCAATCTCCAACCCACCAAGTCGAGGGCTCAACACAGTTGGGATCCTCCAATCCCCCATGTTATTTCCTCGTTCCTCCATGGCGGTAGTCTAACAAAGCTTTCCGTCTATCGGGAAGCCAAAAGTGCAGTCATCCATTACCAAAGACGCACCCGTAACTTTTTTTGATCAACGCATGACAAAGGAAAATGGTATGTAGTCATCAAGAGAAGTCGTCACAAGACATGGTAGAGTAAAGGTGCGGCGGGATATATGCGTTTACAGATCATCCTCGTCACTGAACACCTCCTCACCACGCTTTCGGCGGGCCATAcgctccttcttcttctttcgtgCCTCAGAAGAGCtcagcttgaccttcttcttggtggtgaCAATCTTGTTACCCATGGCATCGaacttctcctcctcatcaccatcgtCAGCCTTGAGACGAGGACCAGAACCCTGGCCCTGAACCCAGTTGTGACCGGAAGGTGTCATCTTGCCGTCCATGACAGCCCAGACTTCCTCAGTCAAGTCCTTGGTGAACTCGGCAGAGTGGGtaatgatgatgacaccACCCTCGAACTTCTTCAGGGCCTTGGACAGGGCACCGAGAGAGTCACGATCGAGATAGTTGGTAGGCTCGTCAAGGACGATAAGATGAGGTCGCTGCCAAGAGCAAGCGGCAAGGACAGTCTTGACACGCTGACCACCAGACAGACCACGCATGCGAGAGTGAGAAACAAGCTCAGCATCGAGACCGAAGTTGGCGCAGTGAGACTCAATCTCCTTTCGGACCAGAGGTCGGAACTGACCAGAGGCAAGAGCCTCCTTCATATCGACATCAGCAACCATCTTCTGGTGAGAAGCCAGAAGCTCGTTTCGGGGCAACCAGGCGTTGTCAGCAGACATCATGGGAGTCCATCGCTCGTTCTTCATGCCGACGTTCTCACCAAGAGCGAACGAACACTCGTACTCGTAAGAGTTCTTGAACTTTCTTCGGCTGTTGATGCCGATGACACGACGCTGAGAGCCCTCAATGCGGAAGATCTTGTCCATGGCCTTCTCATCGGCCTCGGTGATGACCTTGTTGGCACGGTCCATGGTCTCACGATCCTCACCAGTCTGGAATCGCCACTGGATGTACTCGGAAGGAGTCTTGTCGAGATGGTTATCGATGTGAGCGAAAGCGTGCTGCTTAATGTAGGCGATACGGATGTTCTCGTGCTGGTAGATCTCACCCTGAGTGGGGATGAGCTCACCAGTGAGCACGTTGATCAGAGTAGACTTGCCAGCACCGTTGGGACCGATGACGGCAATACGGGAGCCCAGAGAGCACTGGAAGGAGATGTCCTGGATCTGAGGCTTGGAGGTACCAGGGTACTGGAAGGACATGTTGGTGGCACGGAGAatggccttggccttggtcttgacacCCTCGAGGAAACCGGGCTCAGGGAAAGTGAACTCCATCTCGGACTCACCAAGCTCGTAGTAAGACTTGGCAGAGGGGTTGCGGGCGACGAAGGCAGCCAGGTTACCCTTGTAGcgcttgagcttgaagcgcTCGTAGTGGACGATGTGCTGGCAGACGTTGTCGAGGAAGCCAGAGTCGTGAGAGACGATGATGGAAGTGCAAGGGGAGTTGATGAGGTACTCCTCGAGCCACTTAACGTTCTTCACATCCAAATGGTTGGTAGgctcgtcaagaagcagaataTCGGGAGCCTCGAAGACGGCACGGCACAGAGcgagcttcatcttccaaCCACCAGAAAGGGCGCTGATCTCACCCTTGATCATCTGCTCAGTGAAGCCGAACTCGTTGAGCTGCTTCTCGACATCAGCCTGGGTGGTGGTGACACCAGcctcctcaagcttcttcatggtcCAGTCAATGGTGGTCATCTCAGTATCGGCGGAGTCAAGGTCGTGCTCGACGAAGACGGTCTTGACCTCGCTCTGCTTAGGGAAACCCTCAACCTgctcgttgttgatggcgcGCATGAGAGTGGACTTTCCGGAACCGTTGGGACCGCAAAGACCGTAACGCTGACCACGCTTGAGACGGAGGTGAGTCTGGTTGAGAAGAATCTTGGCACCGTAGGCAAGAGAGAAGGTACAGTTGCAAAGATCctcaccctcctcctcatcctcctcggcctcggcctcaGCGACAGCACCGGGGAGAGCAGTCTTGCGGATGGCCTCGACGAGGGACTCAGAGTTGTCAATGCCAGCAATGACAGAGACATAGGCCTTGAGGTTGTCGACCCAGATCATGGACTCGGTCTccttctcgtcaacaagCTGACCAGCGATAGCAGCGATGTATTCAGCAACGGGGCCCATCTTCTCAACGTAGTTGGCGAACTTGGGGGAGAGGGcggccttgaccttggggAGGATGACGTTGATGGCACCGTCGTGGCGAGCCTCGGGGATGACACCGTCCTTGATGTTACCGACACGGGTGAGGGTGTCAAGAGCCTGCTTGGTCTTGTCACGAGCCTCGGGGTCAGCCAAGTTCTCGTAGTTCTTCTGGAGACCTGGCATCATCTTGGGCAAGAAAGGAGCAACGATGTTGGGGTCGTCGACAAGCTTGCACATGTTGTCAACAATGACGGCGGACTTTCGCTTGATAGCGGTATCACGCTCAGCCAGACCACGATCCAGAAGGGGAACCATGAGGGCAAGAGTAGGCTCCTGGACCTCAGTGACGAAAGTGGTGGCACCGAGCAAGTGAACGGTCTCGGGGACGTTCTCAGGCTTGGCGATACACTTGATGAGCTCGGGAATGAAGCGCTCAATATCCTTGTTGACAATCAGCTGGCAAAGCTGCTCCATGGTCTTGTAAGCACgctccttgacctccttcttggtgtCCCACATGGACTCGGAGATGACGGGAATGAGCTCAGGGACACGGTAGGCGAGCTGGGCAGGAGAGCTCTTGACCAGAGCCTCGACGAAGTCGAGagcagccatcttctcagGCCACTTCTGGGCGGTTCGGATAGACTCCATGACGTAAGGAAGAGCAGCCTTGACAGCGTTGGCGTTGATGCCGCCAGCGATGGCGAGAACGGCGCTCTGAGCAGCATTCTTGACAGCGGTGATCTTGTCGCCGACGGCGGCAAGGACACTGGGGAGGAGGACAACAAGGTAGGGCTCGACGGAAGCGGAGACCTCGGAGTGGGAAGCAATGGCCTCGATGGCGACACAAGCCTTCTCACGAGCGGCGGCAtccttcttgttggcgagctgcttcttcaggCCCTCGATGACACTGTAGACAAAAATGGTTAGCACATGAAGATCGCCCAAGAATTTTTTTTTGTGGATGCTTTTCGCTGGAGGGGTCAACCAAAAAATGGGCCTAGCGCAAAATCGCCCTTCGCCCAAATCTGGCGGGGTAGGATTGGGCGCCCAATCGGTGGAGGGGCAAacgagaggaagaaaaaagttCTGCTACTCGTCTTGTCCGACGCAAGATACCGTCCACTCAAGTCGCTTCCCAGTTCCTCGTCTCACATGCATGGGACACATCAGCTCGGATGCTGACTGCACCAAAATGAGGCGAAAACCGAGGGTAGCAGGAATGGCAAGTGTCTAGTGTAGACTAAACACTAGCCCTGAGGCGCCCAGTAATATCCCATGGGAAAAGCCGAATTATGGCATCGCAAAAAAGGCTAAGACTTACTTTTCGGGGACGACCTGGTCGCCGATGCGGCCGTTGATGAAAGAAGCCAGCTCGTTGGAGGACTCCTTGATATCAGCGGACTCCTTGGACACGGTGAGCTTCTGGAAAAGCTCGTCCAGGACCTTGATCGACTGCTGGTTCTCGGTAGGCATGATGTCGATGTATGgggtttttctttttttgatGGGGT
This genomic window contains:
- a CDS encoding elongation factor 3; translation: MPTENQQSIKVLDELFQKLTVSKESADIKESSNELASFINGRIGDQVVPENVIEGLKKQLANKKDAAAREKACVAIEAIASHSEVSASVEPYLVVLLPSVLAAVGDKITAVKNAAQSAVLAIAGGINANAVKAALPYVMESIRTAQKWPEKMAALDFVEALVKSSPAQLAYRVPELIPVISESMWDTKKEVKERAYKTMEQLCQLIVNKDIERFIPELIKCIAKPENVPETVHLLGATTFVTEVQEPTLALMVPLLDRGLAERDTAIKRKSAVIVDNMCKLVDDPNIVAPFLPKMMPGLQKNYENLADPEARDKTKQALDTLTRVGNIKDGVIPEARHDGAINVILPKVKAALSPKFANYVEKMGPVAEYIAAIAGQLVDEKETESMIWVDNLKAYVSVIAGIDNSESLVEAIRKTALPGAVAEAEAEEDEEEGEDLCNCTFSLAYGAKILLNQTHLRLKRGQRYGLCGPNGSGKSTLMRAINNEQVEGFPKQSEVKTVFVEHDLDSADTEMTTIDWTMKKLEEAGVTTTQADVEKQLNEFGFTEQMIKGEISALSGGWKMKLALCRAVFEAPDILLLDEPTNHLDVKNVKWLEEYLINSPCTSIIVSHDSGFLDNVCQHIVHYERFKLKRYKGNLAAFVARNPSAKSYYELGESEMEFTFPEPGFLEGVKTKAKAILRATNMSFQYPGTSKPQIQDISFQCSLGSRIAVIGPNGAGKSTLINVLTGELIPTQGEIYQHENIRIAYIKQHAFAHIDNHLDKTPSEYIQWRFQTGEDRETMDRANKVITEADEKAMDKIFRIEGSQRRVIGINSRRKFKNSYEYECSFALGENVGMKNERWTPMMSADNAWLPRNELLASHQKMVADVDMKEALASGQFRPLVRKEIESHCANFGLDAELVSHSRMRGLSGGQRVKTVLAACSWQRPHLIVLDEPTNYLDRDSLGALSKALKKFEGGVIIITHSAEFTKDLTEEVWAVMDGKMTPSGHNWVQGQGSGPRLKADDGDEEEKFDAMGNKIVTTKKKVKLSSSEARKKKKERMARRKRGEEVFSDEDDL